A section of the Verrucomicrobium sp. GAS474 genome encodes:
- a CDS encoding MoaD/ThiS family protein has translation MRLLAFARARDILGSSEIEAALLPGDTPSTFLDRHFPQARLSLPRGTRPALDQEYIEWDASIPETARELAILPPVSGG, from the coding sequence ATGCGCCTCCTCGCCTTCGCCCGCGCCCGGGACATCCTCGGCAGTTCCGAGATCGAAGCAGCCCTCCTCCCCGGCGATACTCCCTCCACCTTCCTCGACCGCCACTTCCCCCAGGCCCGCCTCTCCCTCCCGCGCGGCACCCGCCCCGCCCTCGACCAGGAATACATCGAGTGGGACGCCTCGATCCCCGAAACCGCCCGGGAACTCGCCATCCTTCCCCCCGTCAGCGGCGGCTAG
- a CDS encoding molybdenum cofactor biosynthesis protein MoaE gives MQVSIAFTDRPITVAPPAFPLAQDSEVGAIVDFYGVVRSLENGEPIPGLDYEAYLPMAEKELRRICAELEKDHPCRSVSFLHRLGHVTTREASLHVRVAAKHRAEAFAFAKLLIDRMKEDVPIWKI, from the coding sequence ATGCAGGTCTCCATCGCCTTCACCGACCGGCCCATCACCGTCGCCCCGCCCGCCTTCCCCCTGGCGCAGGACAGCGAAGTCGGGGCTATCGTCGACTTCTACGGCGTCGTCCGGAGCCTCGAAAACGGGGAGCCCATTCCCGGCCTCGACTACGAGGCCTACCTTCCCATGGCCGAGAAAGAGCTCCGCCGCATCTGCGCCGAGCTCGAAAAGGACCACCCCTGCCGCTCCGTCTCCTTCCTCCACCGCCTCGGCCACGTCACCACCCGGGAAGCCTCCCTCCACGTCCGCGTCGCCGCCAAGCACCGCGCCGAGGCCTTCGCCTTCGCCAAACTCCTGATCGACCGGATGAAAGAAGACGTGCCGATCTGGAAAATCTGA
- a CDS encoding nucleoside deaminase, with the protein MADPFLQAAIEEARKGRAAGGIPIGSVLVHNGKIIGRGHNQRVQHGSVIHHAEMNCLENAGRQPGALYRECVLYSTLSPCPMCSGAALLYDIPKIVVGENKTFQGPEEYVRSQGITVEVVNDPTCIELMEKFIAEEPTLWNEDIGV; encoded by the coding sequence ATGGCAGACCCCTTCCTCCAAGCCGCGATCGAAGAAGCCCGCAAAGGCCGGGCAGCCGGCGGCATCCCCATCGGCTCCGTCCTCGTCCACAACGGCAAGATCATCGGCCGGGGCCACAACCAGCGCGTCCAACACGGCAGCGTCATCCACCACGCCGAGATGAATTGCCTGGAAAACGCCGGACGCCAGCCCGGCGCGCTCTACCGCGAGTGCGTCCTCTACTCCACCCTCTCCCCCTGCCCCATGTGCAGCGGCGCGGCCCTCCTCTACGACATCCCCAAGATCGTCGTCGGGGAGAACAAGACCTTCCAGGGGCCCGAGGAGTACGTCCGTAGCCAAGGCATCACCGTCGAAGTCGTCAACGACCCCACCTGCATCGAGCTGATGGAGAAATTCATCGCCGAAGAGCCGACGCTGTGGAACGAAGATATCGGGGTTTAA
- a CDS encoding DUF4177 domain-containing protein: MNKYFSAVGLLLLALVLIFAVTERSRAQTAPAPGVRWEYKLLTGSYLSERELNDLGKEGWEAVTATPTEIAEGSLRRWSIIMKRPLK, encoded by the coding sequence ATGAACAAATACTTCTCTGCCGTGGGGCTTTTGCTTCTGGCTTTGGTGCTGATTTTTGCTGTTACCGAGCGTTCCCGGGCGCAGACGGCTCCGGCTCCCGGCGTTCGATGGGAGTATAAGCTTTTGACTGGAAGCTATCTGTCCGAACGAGAGTTAAACGATCTGGGAAAAGAAGGATGGGAGGCCGTTACTGCAACGCCGACGGAAATCGCCGAGGGTTCTTTGAGGCGTTGGAGCATCATCATGAAGCGTCCCTTGAAATAG
- the rplQ gene encoding 50S ribosomal protein L17: protein MRHLRKVTKLGRTSKHKEALVANLVSSLIQHSRIQTTLAKAKVIRPVAEKLVTLAKGGTLHDRRLAVSRIRNKDAVKKLFAEIGPRFQDRQGGYTRILKLGHRTTDAAKIALIEWVDYQLPGTEANASAAAAATVEEKKAE from the coding sequence ATGCGCCATTTACGCAAAGTCACGAAGCTGGGACGCACTTCCAAGCATAAGGAAGCCCTCGTCGCCAACCTCGTCAGCAGCCTCATCCAGCACAGCCGGATCCAGACCACCCTCGCCAAGGCGAAGGTGATCCGCCCGGTTGCCGAAAAGCTCGTCACCCTCGCCAAGGGCGGCACCCTTCACGACCGCCGTCTGGCCGTCTCCCGCATCCGCAACAAGGACGCGGTGAAGAAGCTCTTCGCCGAAATCGGACCGCGCTTCCAGGATCGCCAGGGTGGCTACACCCGCATCCTGAAGCTCGGCCATCGCACCACCGACGCGGCGAAGATCGCCCTCATCGAGTGGGTCGATTACCAGCTCCCCGGCACCGAGGCGAACGCCTCCGCCGCGGCCGCTGCGACGGTCGAGGAAAAGAAGGCTGAATAA
- a CDS encoding DNA-directed RNA polymerase subunit alpha: protein MPIRLGRFEIPNRLVKDEASATPTYAKFVAEPFEAGYGHTIGNSLRRVLLSSLEGAAITSVKIEGALHEFATLPGVVEDVTDIVLNLKKVLFKFPNREPRTFFLSVTKEGSVTAGDIKVDAGVEVLNPDLVIATLDKKQRFDAEIEVRVGRGFATADLNKKPEQSIGVIAIDSLFSPVRKVKYAVENTRVGQRTDYDKLVLEMWTDGRLTPDEALLQSSAILRHHLDIFVNYSEEPIEFEETKPVAREEDSKLKKLLNMSVNEIELSVRAANCLNNANITTVGQLAMKTEAEMLKYRNFGKKSLNEIKDKLLSLNLSLGMKFDTNLLDNPVEAAPIE from the coding sequence ATGCCCATCCGTTTAGGCCGTTTTGAAATCCCGAACCGCCTCGTCAAGGACGAAGCGAGCGCGACGCCCACCTATGCCAAGTTCGTTGCCGAGCCCTTCGAGGCCGGCTACGGGCATACCATCGGCAACTCCCTCCGCCGCGTCCTCCTCTCCTCCCTGGAAGGGGCCGCCATCACCTCGGTGAAGATCGAGGGCGCGCTCCACGAGTTCGCCACGCTGCCGGGCGTCGTCGAAGACGTCACCGACATCGTCCTCAACCTGAAGAAGGTCCTCTTCAAGTTCCCGAACCGCGAGCCCCGCACCTTCTTCCTCAGCGTGACGAAGGAAGGCTCCGTGACGGCGGGCGACATCAAGGTCGACGCCGGCGTCGAGGTCCTGAACCCCGATCTGGTCATCGCCACCCTCGACAAGAAGCAGCGCTTCGACGCCGAGATCGAAGTCCGCGTCGGCCGCGGCTTCGCCACCGCCGACCTGAACAAGAAGCCGGAACAGTCGATCGGCGTCATCGCCATCGACTCCCTCTTCTCCCCCGTCCGCAAGGTCAAGTATGCGGTCGAGAACACCCGCGTCGGCCAGCGCACCGATTACGACAAGCTCGTCCTCGAAATGTGGACCGACGGCCGCCTGACGCCCGACGAGGCCCTCCTCCAGTCGTCCGCGATCCTGCGCCACCACCTCGACATCTTCGTCAACTACAGCGAAGAGCCCATCGAGTTCGAGGAGACGAAGCCCGTCGCCCGCGAAGAGGACAGCAAGCTCAAGAAGCTCCTCAACATGAGCGTCAACGAGATCGAGCTCTCTGTCCGCGCCGCCAACTGCCTCAACAACGCCAACATCACCACCGTCGGTCAGCTCGCGATGAAGACCGAGGCGGAGATGCTCAAGTACCGCAACTTCGGCAAGAAGTCGCTCAACGAGATCAAGGACAAGCTCCTCTCGCTGAACCTCTCCCTTGGCATGAAGTTCGACACCAATCTCCTCGACAATCCCGTCGAGGCCGCGCCCATCGAGTAA
- the rpsD gene encoding 30S ribosomal protein S4: MARYTGPRTKKSRRFGAPIFGPSKALERRPYAPGQHGEKSRRKVSEYGVALGEKQKLKLMYGVLERQFRRYFEAAQKKRGVTGLLLLQILESRLDNVVFRLGLANSRRSARQFISHGHILVNGKKVTIASYNTKPSEVVEVVDKPNARKLAEKNLEIMQIAPVPAWLSLDKGAFKGEIQRIPSREEIAPIANEQLVVELYSR; this comes from the coding sequence ATGGCTCGTTATACCGGCCCCCGCACCAAAAAAAGCCGCCGTTTCGGCGCCCCCATCTTCGGCCCCAGCAAGGCGCTCGAACGTCGTCCCTACGCCCCCGGCCAGCACGGCGAAAAAAGCCGCCGCAAGGTCTCGGAATACGGCGTCGCCCTCGGCGAAAAGCAGAAGCTGAAGCTCATGTACGGCGTTCTCGAACGCCAGTTCCGCCGCTACTTCGAGGCGGCGCAGAAGAAGCGCGGCGTAACCGGCCTCCTCCTGCTCCAGATCCTCGAGTCCCGGCTCGACAACGTCGTCTTCCGCCTCGGCCTCGCCAATTCCCGCCGCTCCGCCCGGCAGTTCATCAGCCACGGCCACATCCTCGTGAACGGCAAGAAGGTCACCATCGCCAGCTACAACACCAAGCCCTCCGAGGTCGTTGAAGTCGTCGACAAGCCCAATGCCCGCAAGCTCGCCGAGAAGAACCTCGAGATCATGCAGATCGCCCCCGTCCCTGCCTGGCTCTCGCTCGACAAGGGTGCCTTCAAGGGTGAGATCCAGCGGATCCCGAGCCGCGAGGAGATCGCCCCGATCGCCAACGAGCAGCTCGTCGTCGAACTCTACTCGCGCTAA
- the rpsK gene encoding 30S ribosomal protein S11 codes for MSDEVKKQPKAEASAAPAATAEKKPAAPKGKKAEAAAPAPAPAPDLSLDLSLDPNIIEKPKIVKAKGSKNIHIGVAHVLASFNNTIVSITDLSGNVIGWSSAGKCGFRGSKKSTAYVAQVVTQDACRQAMSHGLKEVSVRVKGPGTGRESAVRALQAVGLEVTTILDVTPVPHNGCRPRKQRRV; via the coding sequence ATGTCCGACGAAGTCAAGAAGCAGCCCAAGGCCGAGGCGTCCGCCGCCCCCGCCGCCACGGCAGAAAAGAAGCCCGCCGCCCCCAAGGGCAAGAAGGCGGAAGCCGCCGCCCCCGCGCCGGCGCCCGCCCCCGACCTTTCCCTCGATCTCTCCCTCGATCCCAACATCATCGAGAAACCGAAAATCGTCAAGGCCAAGGGAAGCAAGAACATCCACATCGGCGTCGCCCATGTGCTTGCCTCCTTCAACAACACGATCGTCTCGATCACCGATCTCAGCGGCAACGTCATCGGTTGGTCCAGCGCCGGCAAGTGCGGTTTCCGCGGCTCGAAGAAGTCGACCGCCTACGTCGCCCAGGTCGTGACGCAGGATGCCTGCCGCCAGGCCATGTCCCACGGGTTGAAGGAAGTCAGCGTCCGGGTCAAGGGCCCGGGCACGGGTCGTGAATCGGCCGTCCGCGCCCTCCAGGCCGTCGGCCTCGAGGTCACGACGATCCTCGACGTCACCCCCGTCCCCCACAACGGCTGCCGCCCGCGCAAGCAGCGCCGCGTCTGA
- the rpsM gene encoding 30S ribosomal protein S13, translating into MPRLLGVDIPGDKRLEASLPYIYGIGPTRSKQICELAEIDPNIRAKELTDQQLNRIITVIQDNKFVIEGDLRRELQQNLKRLQAINSYRGIRHRRGLPVRGQRTGTNARTRKGPRKTVGVVRNKDAKAGK; encoded by the coding sequence ATGCCGCGCTTATTGGGAGTTGATATTCCTGGCGACAAACGCCTCGAAGCCTCTTTGCCTTACATTTACGGAATCGGGCCGACCCGTTCCAAGCAGATCTGCGAACTCGCCGAAATCGACCCGAACATCCGGGCGAAGGAGCTGACCGACCAGCAGCTTAACCGGATCATCACCGTCATCCAGGACAACAAGTTCGTCATCGAAGGCGACCTGCGCCGGGAACTCCAGCAGAACCTGAAGCGCCTCCAGGCCATCAATTCTTACCGGGGCATCCGCCACCGCCGGGGTCTCCCCGTTCGCGGCCAGCGCACCGGAACCAACGCCCGCACCCGCAAGGGCCCGCGGAAGACCGTTGGCGTCGTCCGCAACAAGGACGCGAAGGCCGGCAAATAA
- the ykgO gene encoding type B 50S ribosomal protein L36, translated as MKVRASVKRRTADCQVIRRKGRIYIINKKNPRLKQRQG; from the coding sequence ATGAAGGTCAGAGCCTCAGTTAAGCGTCGTACGGCGGATTGTCAGGTCATCCGTCGCAAAGGGCGTATTTACATCATCAACAAGAAGAATCCGCGCCTGAAACAGCGTCAAGGCTGA
- the infA gene encoding translation initiation factor IF-1: MSSRDCIEVEGIVLDVLQNGVFRVELANGHRLLAHVSGEMRMNLTKVLQGSKVLLEISPYDLSRGRIVSRRE, encoded by the coding sequence ATGTCGAGCCGCGACTGCATCGAAGTAGAAGGCATCGTCCTGGACGTCCTCCAGAACGGCGTTTTCCGGGTCGAGCTGGCGAACGGGCATCGTCTGTTGGCGCACGTTTCCGGCGAAATGCGAATGAATTTAACAAAAGTATTGCAAGGCAGCAAAGTCCTGCTAGAAATTTCACCTTACGACTTGAGTCGAGGACGCATTGTCTCTCGACGGGAATAG
- the map gene encoding type I methionyl aminopeptidase: protein MIPIKRPAEIEGMRRAGACVAEVLEKTAAIIAPGLTTREVDAFAAAEIARLGAKSAFLGYRGFPGNICISVNEEVVHGIGGSRRLQVGDVVKLDVGLIKEGWIGDTATTVPVGIVEPAVAKLLDVTRASLYEGIAQAKDGNRVGDISHAVEQYVIRHGFTVVREFVGHGVGRKLHEEPQVPNYGRPRNGPKLKAGMTLAIEPMVNMGRCDVRILADGWTVVATDGLKSSHFEHVVLVTEGEPEILTCRAATASK, encoded by the coding sequence GTGATTCCCATCAAACGCCCCGCCGAGATCGAGGGGATGCGGCGGGCCGGGGCATGTGTCGCCGAGGTGCTGGAGAAGACGGCGGCGATCATCGCCCCTGGACTCACGACGCGCGAGGTCGACGCCTTCGCGGCGGCTGAGATCGCCCGCCTCGGCGCGAAGAGCGCCTTCCTCGGCTATCGCGGCTTCCCCGGCAACATTTGCATCTCGGTCAACGAGGAGGTCGTCCACGGCATCGGCGGCTCCCGCCGCCTCCAGGTCGGCGACGTCGTGAAGCTCGACGTCGGCCTCATCAAGGAAGGCTGGATCGGCGACACCGCGACGACCGTCCCCGTCGGCATCGTCGAGCCCGCCGTCGCGAAGCTCCTCGACGTCACCCGCGCCTCCCTCTACGAGGGGATCGCCCAGGCGAAGGACGGAAACCGCGTCGGCGATATTTCCCACGCCGTCGAGCAGTACGTCATCCGCCACGGCTTCACCGTCGTCCGCGAGTTCGTCGGCCACGGCGTCGGACGGAAGCTCCACGAGGAGCCCCAGGTGCCGAACTACGGCCGCCCCCGCAACGGCCCGAAGCTCAAGGCCGGCATGACCCTCGCCATCGAGCCCATGGTCAACATGGGCCGTTGCGATGTCCGCATCCTCGCCGACGGCTGGACCGTCGTGGCCACCGACGGGCTGAAGTCGTCCCATTTCGAACACGTCGTCCTCGTCACCGAGGGCGAACCGGAAATCCTCACATGTCGAGCCGCGACTGCATCGAAGTAG
- the secY gene encoding preprotein translocase subunit SecY, which yields MFSAFTNSFKIPELRQRILFTLALLVVVRVGAAIPCPGVNTQVLGEFFSKIVDQQSQGSVIGMFNLFSGGALENCALFSLGVMPYISASIMMQLMTAVIPSLAKLAREEGGRQKVTQYSRVLTLILCLVQGYLLALGFEKPESIPFLSGIGSVVAQLGMPLVADPGWGFRIMTVISLTTGTMILMWLGEQITEKGIGNGVSLIITVGILARFPAALVNGWQKLISGGSPLLVILLLLFLLVVIAGTIAMTQAVRKIIVQYAKQVRGNKVYGGQSSFLPLKVNYAGVMPIIFAQAILLFPAVLMGFVSKSQWVASIAQSLASGWLHYTFTVLMILFFSYFWVATQFNPVQIADDLKKHGGFIPGVRPGQPTADFLDFTMTRLTLAGATFLAVLAVLPMIIQYWLRVPALTAQFFGGTSLLIMVGVVLDTMRQTETYLLQRHYDGFLKRGKVKGRSATASSSQGNGASSDAVIWLWTGIAVVVVAGIAIFLSHHAR from the coding sequence ATGTTCTCCGCGTTCACCAATAGCTTCAAGATTCCGGAACTCCGCCAGCGCATTCTCTTCACCCTGGCCCTCCTCGTCGTCGTCCGCGTCGGCGCGGCGATTCCCTGCCCCGGGGTCAACACGCAGGTCCTCGGGGAGTTCTTCTCCAAGATCGTCGACCAGCAGTCGCAGGGCTCGGTGATCGGAATGTTCAATCTCTTCAGCGGCGGCGCCCTCGAAAATTGCGCCCTCTTCTCCCTCGGCGTCATGCCCTACATCAGCGCCAGCATCATGATGCAGCTCATGACGGCGGTGATCCCCAGCCTGGCGAAGCTGGCCCGCGAGGAAGGCGGCCGCCAGAAGGTGACCCAGTATTCCCGCGTCCTCACCCTCATCCTCTGCCTCGTCCAGGGCTACCTCCTCGCCCTCGGCTTCGAGAAGCCGGAGAGCATCCCGTTCCTCAGCGGCATCGGCAGCGTCGTCGCTCAGCTCGGCATGCCCCTCGTCGCCGATCCGGGCTGGGGCTTCCGCATCATGACCGTCATCTCCCTCACCACCGGGACGATGATCCTCATGTGGCTCGGCGAGCAGATCACCGAGAAGGGGATCGGCAACGGCGTCTCCCTCATCATCACCGTCGGCATCCTGGCCCGCTTCCCCGCGGCCCTCGTCAACGGCTGGCAGAAGCTGATCTCCGGCGGAAGCCCGCTCCTCGTCATCCTCCTCCTCCTCTTCCTCCTCGTCGTCATCGCGGGGACGATCGCCATGACCCAGGCGGTCCGGAAGATCATCGTCCAATATGCGAAGCAGGTGCGCGGGAACAAGGTCTACGGCGGCCAGTCGTCGTTCCTCCCGCTGAAGGTGAACTACGCGGGGGTCATGCCGATCATCTTCGCCCAGGCCATCCTCCTCTTCCCGGCCGTCCTCATGGGCTTCGTCTCGAAGTCCCAGTGGGTCGCCTCGATCGCGCAGAGCCTCGCCTCGGGCTGGCTCCACTACACCTTCACGGTGCTGATGATCCTCTTCTTCTCCTACTTCTGGGTCGCCACGCAGTTCAATCCCGTCCAGATCGCCGACGATCTGAAGAAGCACGGCGGCTTCATCCCCGGCGTCCGTCCCGGCCAGCCGACCGCCGACTTCCTCGACTTCACGATGACCCGCCTGACCCTCGCCGGGGCGACCTTCCTCGCCGTCCTCGCGGTGCTGCCGATGATCATCCAGTATTGGCTCCGCGTCCCCGCCCTCACGGCGCAGTTCTTCGGCGGCACCAGCCTCCTCATCATGGTCGGCGTCGTCCTCGACACGATGCGCCAGACCGAGACCTACCTCCTCCAGCGCCACTATGACGGCTTCCTGAAGCGCGGCAAGGTCAAGGGCCGTTCCGCCACCGCCTCCTCCTCGCAGGGGAACGGCGCGTCGAGCGACGCCGTCATCTGGCTCTGGACGGGCATCGCCGTCGTCGTCGTCGCGGGGATCGCCATCTTCCTCAGCCACCACGCCCGCTAA
- the rplO gene encoding 50S ribosomal protein L15 → MRLHDLKPRPGATHRVKRLGSGESSGKGKTSGKGHKGQKARSGGSIRLGFEGGQMPLIRRIPKRGFNNKDFATVYAPVNVGDLQDLKVTEIDEKALRAAGLVNGNWDGVKILGTGELTKKVSVKVTAISESAKKKIEAAGGTIELVAKAQKAPKAKAPQATKAKAA, encoded by the coding sequence ATGAGACTCCACGATTTGAAGCCCCGCCCCGGTGCGACGCACCGCGTCAAGCGCCTCGGCTCGGGCGAAAGCTCCGGCAAGGGCAAGACCAGCGGCAAGGGCCACAAGGGTCAGAAGGCCCGCTCCGGCGGCAGCATCCGCCTCGGTTTCGAGGGCGGCCAGATGCCCCTCATCCGGCGTATCCCGAAGCGCGGCTTTAACAACAAGGACTTCGCCACCGTCTACGCCCCCGTCAATGTCGGCGATCTCCAGGACCTGAAGGTCACGGAAATCGACGAGAAGGCGCTCCGCGCCGCGGGCCTCGTCAACGGCAACTGGGACGGCGTCAAGATCCTCGGCACCGGCGAGCTGACCAAAAAGGTCTCCGTCAAGGTCACCGCGATCAGCGAGTCGGCGAAGAAGAAGATCGAAGCCGCCGGCGGCACGATCGAGCTCGTCGCGAAGGCTCAGAAGGCCCCCAAGGCCAAAGCTCCCCAGGCGACGAAGGCCAAGGCGGCCTAA
- the rpsE gene encoding 30S ribosomal protein S5: MADNVEVKEQQAAPAVAETAAAPAPAAAAGAPAQSNYRGGGGRGPGGRGPGGRGPGGGGRGPRRPRNPEPKGEDNGISDKLVHINRCSKVVKGGRRFSFSALVVVGDKKGRVGIGFGKANEVQDAVKKATENAKHQLEPISLKDATIPHEVFGTFDGGKVLLKPASPGTGLIAGSAVRAVVELAGVKDVLTKSLGSDNPYNVVKATLDALRQLRTREQIFTGRGKKAKQKVVAEVAAS, translated from the coding sequence ATGGCCGACAACGTTGAAGTCAAGGAACAGCAGGCCGCGCCTGCTGTCGCAGAAACCGCCGCCGCTCCCGCTCCGGCGGCAGCTGCTGGCGCTCCCGCCCAGTCGAACTACCGCGGCGGTGGCGGACGTGGTCCCGGTGGCCGTGGCCCCGGCGGTCGTGGTCCCGGCGGCGGTGGCCGCGGTCCCCGTCGTCCCCGTAACCCCGAGCCCAAGGGCGAGGATAACGGCATCTCCGACAAGCTCGTCCACATCAATCGCTGCTCCAAGGTCGTCAAGGGCGGCCGTCGTTTCAGCTTCAGCGCCCTCGTCGTCGTCGGCGACAAGAAGGGCCGCGTCGGCATCGGTTTCGGCAAGGCCAACGAAGTCCAGGACGCCGTCAAGAAGGCGACCGAGAACGCCAAGCACCAGCTCGAGCCGATCTCCCTCAAGGATGCGACCATCCCGCACGAGGTCTTCGGCACCTTCGACGGTGGCAAGGTTCTCCTGAAGCCGGCCTCCCCCGGTACGGGCCTCATCGCCGGTTCTGCGGTTCGCGCCGTCGTCGAGCTCGCCGGCGTCAAGGACGTCCTCACGAAGTCCCTCGGTTCCGATAATCCCTACAACGTCGTCAAGGCGACGTTGGACGCGCTCCGCCAGCTCCGCACCCGCGAACAGATCTTCACGGGCCGCGGCAAGAAGGCGAAGCAGAAGGTCGTCGCGGAAGTCGCGGCTTCCTAA
- the rplR gene encoding 50S ribosomal protein L18: MPILTKKAIRNRVHTRLRRKVTGTTERPRLSINFTGRHITAQIINDEEGKTLVSVHTTEKSLDSAALKPNAKGADHVGKLVAERAKEKQIAKVVFDRGGFRYHGKVKALADAARAAGLEF, encoded by the coding sequence ATGCCCATTCTTACCAAAAAGGCCATCCGCAACCGGGTGCACACCCGCCTCCGCCGCAAGGTGACGGGGACCACGGAACGGCCCCGCCTCAGCATCAACTTCACTGGCCGCCACATCACCGCCCAGATCATCAACGACGAAGAGGGGAAGACCCTCGTCAGCGTTCACACGACCGAGAAGTCCCTCGACTCCGCGGCCCTGAAGCCGAACGCCAAGGGCGCCGACCACGTCGGCAAGCTCGTCGCCGAACGGGCGAAGGAGAAACAGATTGCCAAGGTCGTCTTCGACCGCGGCGGTTTCCGTTACCACGGAAAAGTTAAAGCATTGGCTGACGCGGCTCGCGCGGCCGGATTGGAATTCTAA
- the rplF gene encoding 50S ribosomal protein L6 has product MSRVGNNPIPVPGGVKIAVNGSEIKVEGPKGKATHSLPKSLVARLENSILTLKNEGTERQDRALHGLHRSLLANHVEGVSKGFTKKLEIQGVGFKAALAGDVLTLNLGFSHPILFKVPPAIKVTVIDPTNIQIDGSDKQLVGAVAADIRGYYPPEPYKGKGVRYSGEVVRRKQGKTAQSK; this is encoded by the coding sequence ATGTCCCGCGTTGGTAATAACCCCATTCCCGTTCCCGGCGGCGTCAAGATCGCCGTCAACGGTTCCGAAATCAAGGTCGAAGGGCCCAAGGGCAAGGCTACCCACAGCCTCCCGAAGTCGCTCGTCGCCCGTCTTGAAAACAGCATCCTGACCCTCAAGAACGAGGGGACGGAACGCCAGGACCGCGCGCTGCACGGCCTTCACCGCAGCCTCCTGGCGAACCACGTCGAAGGCGTCTCCAAGGGCTTCACCAAGAAGCTCGAGATCCAGGGCGTCGGTTTCAAGGCCGCCCTCGCCGGCGACGTCCTGACCCTGAACCTCGGGTTCTCCCACCCGATCCTCTTCAAGGTCCCGCCCGCCATCAAGGTCACCGTCATCGATCCGACGAACATCCAGATCGACGGATCCGACAAGCAGCTCGTCGGCGCCGTCGCCGCCGACATCCGCGGCTACTACCCCCCCGAACCCTACAAGGGCAAGGGCGTCCGTTACTCGGGCGAAGTCGTCCGCCGCAAGCAGGGCAAGACGGCCCAGAGCAAGTAA
- the rpsH gene encoding 30S ribosomal protein S8 — translation MQTDPLADFLSALRNASRASKAEVVMPYSRLKGDVANVLKEEGYLDSVEILNKDDNKIKPKLKVTLRGTAKIKTLREIKRISKPGLRRYVGAGEIPRVLGGLGVSVLSTPRGVMAGHRAKQLNVGGELLLTVY, via the coding sequence ATGCAGACCGATCCTTTGGCTGACTTCCTCAGCGCCCTTCGCAACGCCTCGCGCGCCTCGAAGGCCGAAGTTGTCATGCCCTATTCCCGCCTCAAGGGCGACGTCGCGAACGTCCTCAAAGAGGAAGGCTACCTCGACTCCGTCGAGATCCTCAACAAAGACGACAACAAGATCAAGCCGAAGCTGAAGGTCACCCTTCGCGGCACGGCGAAGATCAAGACGCTGCGCGAAATCAAGCGCATCAGCAAGCCCGGCCTTCGCCGTTACGTCGGCGCCGGGGAGATCCCCCGCGTCCTCGGCGGCCTCGGCGTCTCCGTCCTCTCCACGCCCCGCGGCGTGATGGCCGGACACCGGGCGAAGCAACTCAACGTCGGGGGCGAACTCCTCCTGACCGTTTACTAA
- a CDS encoding type Z 30S ribosomal protein S14 → MAKKAWINRQKRTPKFASRAYNRCQITGRRRAFMRKFGVSRLTFRELALAAEIPGVTKSSW, encoded by the coding sequence ATGGCTAAAAAAGCATGGATTAACCGGCAGAAGCGGACCCCCAAGTTCGCCTCCCGCGCCTACAATCGTTGCCAGATCACCGGACGTCGCCGCGCCTTCATGCGGAAGTTCGGCGTCAGCCGCCTCACCTTCCGTGAGTTGGCCCTGGCCGCCGAAATCCCCGGCGTCACCAAGTCGAGCTGGTAA